AACAGTGGCGGAGTTCACAGACGTGGATATCGCAGCGGAAGTTACTGCTCAGCGGCCAAACGAAGATGCTGCCGAGGTTGATTCCACAAGCGATGATGCTGCCCCGCTTCCGACTGCAACTGAGGCTGTAGCTGCTGTGGCCCTTGTACACCGCTACTGCGGCGCAATAGAAGGCACCGGACTATCACTTGTGGATCGTTTAGACTATGTTGAGGACACTGTGGTTAGGCACGCTGTTGCCAATATGAAGCAGGCTACGCTGCTACAGCACTTGCAGCCAAAGAAATAAATACTTTGTTTCAAGCTTCAAGTGAATATCTATTGTGCCACGATTGGTTCATTGATTGATTTGTACTCGTTTTTGACGCATTTTCTATGTGATTTTATATATCGAATTCTGGCTATATCAAACTATTTTGCGATCACCGCGCTGTTCATTAcatcgaggttcgactgtatcagTCTCATATGCAATGAAACATCAATAATTTGATCTCTGCTGAATTGAAATCCCAGATAATTCACAAGATTTCTATTGTTCCATATTTTTTAATGCAAATTTTATAGTAATAAGATTCGAACTGGAAGCTCGTAGCGGCCTGGTTAAATCAAAGACCTGGGGTGCTATGCAAGAACGGCGAGTTCGCCGTAAAAGCGGGAACATCTAAGTTCGACTGCTAACTTAGCGGTGGCGTGCGAGTttacattaaaggggctctgacaCACCTTCCGAGGACAGCGCATCAACTCGCTGAATTACTGCATTGCGtagtcatgaacacctgagccaaacataCACtcctacatgcagcagagaacccacaatcatgcgcgaaagttggcgagcccttttcggcaactttttcatgcttgcaccgCTCATGTgtataccagttcagagatgACTATAGGTCACGGCCAACAAGTAGTGTAGCTACAGCGGGCCAGGTAACTCTGCCCCCGGCAGTGGTGCCGGCGGAGGAACGTTAACCTTTCAGCGGGCAAAAAGCGACGAGAAGAGAGGGAAACAGGCAAACATGCTGGCATTCAAATTTAGACCACAAAGTacctaaaaaattcttgctggaggatggATAGTGGATAATGGgtatttaatgtcccaaagtgactcaggctatgagggacaccagagtgaagggctccggaaaaaatcgaccacctggggttccttgacatgcactgacatcgcacagtacacgggcctctagaattttgcctccatcgaaattcaaccgccacgaccgggattgaaccgcgtcttttgggtcagcatcagagcgccataaccattgagccaccgtggcggcactCTTGCTGGAGGaaattcgtgaagcggcgtcctttaacattaCAGGCATattgcaactttattagagcccctttcagagcctttTTAAGCAGCACGACGTTCAATCAAACTCTTCAATGCTTTATGCACCATTGCACAGACAGTGGCAGCACTTCAACTTGGCATGCAGCATGATGACATCACACTGCACAAAGCGACACCCTGTAGTTCCCAGATGCCCGACCAGCTTTCAGTGGCAACAGATGTGCTCAGACTGCACCAGCACCAAATCAAAGCATAGTTTCTATTTTGTGTATGCCGCGCCAAACTCGAATGAAATACACTGCATGATGCCCAGATTATCCAAACAGACTGCGCACGTGTTTTTCCCATCGTTCTTTTTAAAAAGACAGCTTCCCTTCAGCACATGCGTCTTAGAGCTGCATTGCACTGCTAACCTGACGTATCCGACTTTGGCTGTCGCCCTCGGCACGTCGAGAATGTCCGACTGGAAAGTGCTGGTGAACAGTAAAAAGCTTTGCTAGTTATTGAGTTACACCGAGAGAGATCTGCGACTATGTTCTGTAGACATAGAAACTGGAGTCACTGAATTTCAGGCAATTGGCAGTGACACACCAACCATGAGTTCGAACAGGCTCCCGCTGTGAGAAGAATTGTTAAACATAAAGCACAGCTATTGTTAAACGTCAAGCACAGCTTTGTCAAGTGCAATGGTAACGACTATTAAGTTTTGCTAGACACTGAACAACATTAAGCACTTTgcattttggataattcgaatgTTTTACGCAATTTGACAGGCTTCGAATAAACAAGGTTCTACAGTATACACTTTTAACAAAAATATAGAGCGCCAAAATGAAGCAAGGAAAAATAAAGGTAGAGAAAAGAGACCAGAAACAAGATCTTAGGAATGTGCGAATCGGACTTTTTCGAAACTGAATTGAATACATAGCCTTCTTTCAGTAATGAATCAGATGTAAATAGTTTGGCTATAAATCAAATTGAATAATTGTAAGAATATTGGCTACTTGCGCAAATATTTGTATAAAATCAatattagtgtgaaagcactattcCAATGGGTAAACCCCAAGCAAGGTCTCGTGATGTTTGTGCCaactggaaaaaataaataaaactaaatcAAATAAATTAACAACTGAGATTAGAAGCTGCGGCActgcgaacagatcagttttgctggccactgtgcgagagcactaggctatcattGCAGCCGAACGTGCCTCGcgctaaactgcaacacactctcgcgctgcgcattgcacatagTAGTCTTCTTCattaatactactatcaaactaatattcgcgctttcagCTATGTGGCAGTAATGAAAAGAGATGTGTGCTGCGTGCGTTGGCGtagacaacgttgtggcagaaacatagAACTAGAGCAATACACTTTTCTGTggacaacactgctgcagaaaatCGTCACTGGAGCATAAGCCACCGGCGTGCATTGGGTAAATTGGTATAGACAATGAACAAGACTCGCATAACTGGCACGctaggtcagtggacacctcaatcacactTTCAAGTATGTGGcgatggtgtccacctgcaaaaaactgctttcacacaatattttgtGCTCAGCAGtactaaaccgccagccattttttttaaacaaaacagCGAAGACCTTGTGCCAGCACTAAAACTCGTGGAGTCAAAGCTGTGGCTGTCAAAAGACTCAACAGGGATCTGCATTGAGGCATGCAGTATGAAATCAGCATATATTAATATTTCTAAGTGCctcagaaaaatatttttttctccagATGACGGCGAACAAACTAGCGCTACATTTCAGTTGAAAGGTACAAAATTTGAGAGCCATCGCCGTCAATAGCAGGCAAGAAGGTAGGGTTTTCTAGGCCTGGCTGAAACTTGTTGCCTCGCCCAGTATCGAAGACCATATGTTTGAGCATCATGAACGCCGCCACACGAAATGAACAACGTCGCGGCGCTGACATGTAGAACGACGACTGCAGCATGCCCTCCAATGTCAGAGTGGGCATGTTTTTGAAGCAGCTATTTGAAGAAAACTGTAGTGTGCCTGATTCAAACTTTGCATCTGTTATTCGAAAACTTCAGGTCGTATTTAACCCGTTCCATATATTTTTGAACACTGTTAAACCTGGATGCAACAGATCTTCATGTAGGAAATTTTTGAATATTAAGGCATTTTTAATTCCCTCGACCCGTGTGTAAATTGCAAACCCCGTACTGGTATCGAAGATGCCAGTATGGTAAACTTCAATATAACGAACTCACCATGCCGAATATTCATTCAATTGTGATGCGTTACTAGAAATTCGATCGATCACACGAAAATTTCATGATAAAACTAGCAGTCATGAGACAAATGTTTATGACTGCAATGGGCATACGCAGGTGATACAAACGTTGTGCTCCAGTGTGATCAGCGCCTCTCCGCGGCAAACACAACAGTCTCCGCAGCCTTCGCTTTTTTTAGCCTTACACGAAGTGGCACAACGAAAGTTCATGTCCAAAACCAGCACAGAACAGGATGTAGCAGGGAAGGCATGGGATGAGTGGTGCGCACGCATACTGCCAATTGGTTGCTCATGCGATTCAAGCGCCATGCAGCAGAAGCAGGGATAGCAGAGTGCACCAGCAACGCGATGCAAGGAGTTCGTTTCCGAGGGCAGCGACAGATGGGCAGACACGCAGATAGCGGCAGCTGCTTCCTACTCCCCACCTCACGTGTAGCAGAGTCATGTGATCCGTGGCAGAGATAGGTGATCGCTGCTGTTGCACTCTTGTTATCAATACGATTGCAAAATGCCTCCCATGTATATGACTTAGAGAAACAGGCATTTACTGTCAACGTTTGCTAGGCCATTTCATCTACATTGTTTTTTCATTTTGGCTCCCATCCTGCACTCATGCAAAAACTAGATTTAACAAAAATTTCAATTTTCTTGACTTCGTTATAACCAGGTTTAACTGGATGCACTATCTGACTCTTTCAACGAAGCCGACAATTTGACACGTTCAGCAAAGCCAACAACTGCTGAATTTACAACTGAATTTACTGAATTTccaactggcaaaaaaaaaaatgtatcaaagtatgaatgaaaatgtgaaacagcgtacgAAACAAGGTTGGACTGTAGCCACGTCCAAAACTCCCTTCCAGTTTTAAAAGACCTACAGTACACAACTGCACAAGTCAAGTGGCTTCATGCCTGTGGACAAAGCCTACCTGCTGTTGAGTGTCAAGCAGAAACTCAAAGTAGCGCACAACTGAGTTGCGGAAGTCAGTGATGCGGTTGAGCTCGAAACGGTCCATCTCTGTGCGGATTACCCGAGACACGTTGTCAAACTCCTCCTGCCCGCGCTCCACCTTAGCCTCCCACTCGAGCACCTCCTGACGTGCTTGTGGAATCTTGTCGCTCTTGGCCGCCAGCTCAAGCTTGGCCTTGGCCTCTCGTTTGCGGGCCAGCATCTGCTGCGCATGCTGCCAAGTCTGGTACACCTGCGCAGAGAAATAAGTTGGCATACGCTTATGTCCACACAGCGCAAAAAGGCAAGGGCCAAAGAGACCAGACAAAATTGAGAGGTTTGACATCCCAAAGGGACACAAAGAGGGATGTCGTAGTTGtaagctccggattaatttagaccacctcgggttcttcaaggcgcaccgacatcacacagcttATGGGTGCTCTTGTATTTCGCTTGCATTGAATTAAGGCCACCGTGACCAGggtcgaacccacgaccttgggATCCGTACCCGAAAAAGACCAGACAAGTGCAGTTTAACTGAAAATTTTATCCGCAGAATATAAATTTAGGCAAAAATTTTGAGCTGATAGCACTTGTGCCAggttggattctttccaagtttcaaagatgcttaaccaacttggccagcaacatgccttactcaGCACTTGTGCTGTCTCATCTCTGCCCTCGTCTTTCGGCACTGAGCAACAAACACTTCATATCACTAGCAGTGTAACAATGGCAGCTTGCATGAGCTAGCAGCAGCACCGTATAGGAGAGGATAGAGAGAAAATTCTGAACTTTTATCTTAATCATTACTTGCAGCAGAGCACAAAGTGCACAGTATATTGAGCTCAAATCGTCATAAGCTGCAGATCACAGAGAATACTGGTGTATGACTGGGTCTTTCAAAGAtgacagcgctgagaaaaaaATGTAGCAAGAGGGGTGAACACTACTTGACAGTTACTTATCTGATATGAAAATGCCAGTGCACCATAAATAACTTTAGCCTTTATTCAAAAATGCTCACCTGTTAATAAAGAAAGCTGGAGCTTCTATTTATTTCAATGAAAGAAATGCAACTGGCCTTGCTAATGGAACATGATCAAGCAGATACTAATTAGCAGGCCACTTCTGCCATTTGCAAAGTGACTAACAGTGAATCTTAAGGCACAATGACAAGTTCTCAGTCTTGACAGACCAATGGTGCTAAGTCAATCAGCAAGCACTAAGACTGGTTGTTATGCACAGCAAAAAAGGTTAACAAGGACTACAAACAAAAGAGCTTCTGAAATGGAACATTTACATTTAATCTTGAACAAGTGTATTCCTGTGTAGGGTTTAAGTCAATCATATAGTAAATTTGCGATAATTCAAACTGATAATTTGTACTTTTGGATAATTCAAAGAATTACAAAATTTTGGCTAGCtggctatattttcaatgcattttaaagtTGCCTAATCTTAGCTGAAAATTCGGCCACTCCAACTGGTGAGCACAGACGCAGTCCGAAGCGGGGCCGCGTCGTTAAGAGTTGTCCCGTGGCCATGTAGTTTCGTTTTCTGAGCTTCGCTACCAGCCTGCGATGATTGCAGCTGTCGGCTAAGCTTCAGTGAGCCAAGCCCAGCTGCACGCCGGTTCGCATGCTAATTGGCGCGTCACTGATATGTTTTCTTTTTAGCCCCATTCTGGCACAAATGTGCATTCCTCTTGCTTCTGTCCACGTAGGGTTGTGCGTTGATAATGCGCGTTCGTTACGAGCTGCTCGTTTTGTGGTGAAGCCTTCTTGTAAACCCCACCACTCCACAGCTACTGAGTTGCACCAGTGAAGAAGGCCGCGAAAGGCCTTACTATTCTGGAACCGTTCTGCTTTGATATTCCCAAAAGAAGGTAATACGCCATGACGGAGCTGCGGAAAATTGTCATGGCTGCGTAGTTTTCTCTTAACTTAGAAAACCATTGCCTATTATTTCAACAATGAAATCTGATCCGGCGTGAAATTGTATCTGAAAGTATTTTTATTGCCATTCAACTATTCAACCTAAAAATATTCGGCCCTTATTTTCCAGTCCCTTGAGATCTCAATGTGGTTTTACTCTATTGGAAAACCAGTGCATTTTTGATTACTTTTTCAGCCGCACTTGAGTAAACACATCACTGCCTTTCACCCATATTTTACGTTGTGCTAAAGCTTTTAGCTACATTTGCTTAAAGAAATAGGTCCAAAATACTATTTGTATGCATAAATATCCATAAAGCAAATAGCATAGTTTTGGATCATATTAAGATGCGCTTCTGATAATTAAAACTAAAATCTCTAGTCCCCTGAAGTTTGAAATAATGAGTCTACTGTACAATGAAAAAAACCTCATTCAATGTTCTACCATCGTCGGACATTCTGCCCACACCGGCTTCAGGCTTGAAGTCTCACCTTTACTCTCTGGTGGAAGACATCCTTGATGGCCCCAACGAGGGCCAGGTAGTCCTTGACCAGTTCCGCCAGACAGTAAAAGTCGTGGTTAGCCTGGCGCCCCTGCAGCTGCTCAACCCGCTCGCCGACCTCCGCCAGCTTGGACAGTGCCCGCGATAAGCCCGTGTGCTCCTCACAGTTGCCCAGCATGGCCGCACTCTTGGCAAATGCCCCCGTGCTCTGGGACAGCTCTGCAGGGGCATGCACGAGAGCGCCAATCTGTCAGGAACCACGCTGCTTCGGATCAGCCACAACTTGGCAGCACAAAGAGCAAACAGGCACACAATCAGGAACGCCCCACTGGCCTGAGGTTAGACAGTCAAATAATGCCACAAGGAGCACAGTACTGACTGATGAAGGTACGCACCTAACGATATGCCATGTGGTAAAGCAGAACAGGATTTCCATGCTGTGGTTTTGCTTTGTAACTGCCATTCAATTGTTGCATTACACATCGAGTGGTGGGGGGCACAAGCATGCTCTGCTTGTTGGTACAGTCAACTCGTTAACTGACACTTACTTAACGCGAACTTCTGTTTGTTCGAACTGACTGCTTGATTCCATCGAAATCAAGTCTATTAGAAAGGTTCCCCTTAAGTTAAACAAAATTTTTACCCCCTCTGATTTCACGTCATTGAGAGTCGATAGTACAAACCTTCAGTGCGGTATGTTTGCCCCCATGAATGAACCATGCCTCACGACAAACAAGGTTAAATATAGCTGACAGTACTTGCAGACCTGGCATCAACACACAGAGCGGGAAGAAGTTAAAGAATGCACTACCTCTACGCTGCTGCACCATATTTTCCACACTGGCGTGCAATCGCTTCAGCTGGATGTCCAGGTTGtcaatctgctgctgcttctcttcaAACCACTGCACAGTAGACAGGTGGCACATAGTGATAAGACTGATAAGAAAAGCGATAAGACTACACAAGCAGACACACTTTTAGTGACGCAACTAAAATCACAGAAACAAAGAAAATCCAGACTAAGCAGTGCACGAGCATATACATGCTCATATTCTACACAAGCAAGAAAACACACTGCTGGCCCAAGGTGAGTGCAGAAACTTGTGCATGGATAACGATGCAACAGCAGTTTTCAACATaagcacctgaaaaaaaaaaactcaaaatgcTCACAATACTTTTAATGGTTGCAGTCAAAGCAAAATTGATCCAAGAGTTCATGAGACTTGGCTCGCACATTTAGAGACAATAGTCTATGTGGCCAAGCTATTATTCCTTTAGTGACAGGGGCCCTTCGATCGTCATCAAGCTGGATGTTACAGCCACTTAAGAGGTGCACGGGATTTTCACAGCATCGCTTGCCCTGTTACAACTCTACTTGCCCCTTAGGGAGCTTTGTGTGAAATTCCACAAGTAGGCTTTCCAGCATATCACAATTAACCAAAAATGTgatggcggaggtcacgctcAGAGTTATGAGGGCGACAGGATGAATGACATAGGTGTGGGCATTAAGTATGTAACGTAGTATTACGGAAGGTTAAAAAACTGCACTTTCGCATACGTGGGAAAGCCCACCTGCTGAATTTTGCACAAGGTCAGGCCTAGCAGCATTGAAATGCGATTGGTCCACGTAATAAAACAacggaaaaaaaaggaagcaagacCTTTGTACTGTTTACCTGGAACTTGATCATTGTATAATTTGCCGAGATATTGTAGTTCTGCCACAGTCGAATTTATGAAATTTTGCAACGTATATGATCGTTGAGAGTTTTCTGGAATTTTTTAATATTTGCAAATTCTCGATAAAAACAGAATATCAAACACATTTGATTCGTATTCAAAACTTGGAATATTTGCACACGCCTAAAGTTTATTATTAGTGGTTTTATCCATAATAAAATAAgaacggaaggaaaagatgttgctagccgcagTATCTCAGATTGaagcctgaagcacctgagctgcagctAGCAGAAATAAAAGGGAAGGGAGGAGGAATAAAGAGGGGAGCGATAGAAAAAAAGGAGATGTAGGCACAGAAGCAGTCAAATTTGTGAGATGAATACATGCCTCTCATACTGTACTTAATTCTGGTGCTGATACCCAGCTTTCAGTAGTGCTAACATCAAGCCACAATTTGAAACAACTTTTGAAGGACCCTAAAAATTCATTTTGGAGCAGTTGTACTCAGTTTCTAGAAGTGGCTTGCCCATCAAGAAGCCAATTTTGAAAAAGGTATTTATGATTTAAAGAAACTTATGGCTAACATCTAACAGCCTCAAGGGAATCCCATGTCTGGGAAAGATCAAATTCAAAACAATTTGCATGCACTTTTACTTAACAAATGCTGCCAATAGCTGCAATTCTGAggcttatttctttattttcagTGCATGCGTTCTCATTAAACCTATGTCCTCAGCCAGCACTCCCATGCGTCAGGAACAGCAAAGCATGTACCAGCACATAGAGCTGGGGGCATTTTTAAGCTCGTTTGTATGCGCTAGGATAAAAGCCCAATCCAGTAGAACCCAACTGTTGCAAGCAGTGCAAGAAGCTATTTTAAATTTTGACACTGCTTATCCTGGCCTGACTGCACAAGTATCAAGAGCAGTGAACACTACAGGGGCTGTACGCACCTCAAGACATGCTTAGCACGCGAGTCTCGTGGTGGAGCACCTGCCTCTGCTTCAGCAGGTGGCGAGTTCAGATTCCCACTGCCAGCCAGGTACCCACAGGTTTTCTCAAAATGAGCACAAGTCAAGGCCTGGCCTATTGCTTGGCTTCTCAGGGTTGCATGGCTTGAGAATGGAGCCCGAGCTTAAGAATCCCGTCTGATTTCAACGACTAGAGCACACCAACCAGCCAGAGCCGGCGCCTGTAATACCCATCTAAGCTTTATCACACTCCAGTTTGTTTGGCAGCTTCCACAAAGCTCCGACTATGCCAACCAATCAAGATCTTACAGGCAGTGCCAATTCTGTTGCAGCTTTTGATGAAGTTCCATTGCTGCAGTAAGGCAAGTGAGTGCAATTGAAAGCACCAAAACAAAACAACACTGCGAGCTACAGCGTGCCGGGAGCACTGTATGAGGTGCCACTGCACGAGCTTTTGTTATGTCGCCTATTGTTTCCTATATACCCTGTTACACACATAGCATGCAATGCTGCAGATGCTGTGGAAGCAATGAGTCTATGAAACCATAttactccaccacatatcatTCGTTCTTTTTGAAACGTCGGTGAGTGTTTGGATGAAAACAAAGAGTGGTCTAAAACGAAGTGGTAGCATTGAAAATCACTGTTGAGACTGTGAGGCACTCAGTGTTCGGGCCCTCTCTCTGGTTGTAATCTACATCGAGTGCAAACCATATTTTAGGTGTGGATCGAGTAACAGTGATTCAACCGGCCAGCAGAGTATCATACTGCCACATGTAACTTATTTCTCGAAGTCTTGATGAGTTGAAGGACGAAAATGTCAAAAGAGGTGAAATGAAGACCAGGAGGTGCCAGTCGCAGTACTTGGGATATGTCGCAATGAAATATGCCTGTGGTCACTTTGGTTGTATGACTTTTTGGGTCAGGACTTGGAGTGTGCGAACAggagcgctagctttggcagcattcACTGCTACATATGAAACTGAGTACAGTCCCCTATGGTTTAAAAGACAGAGCTTCTGGATTATAATCGACAACACTAAGGTAGGATTAAAGTGGTTGAAGCACGAACAGCACAGGAGCGTATCCGTGCTGCAGATTTGCCCACTCCCCGTGTACTCCCTTCCCGCAACTGCTCCTTTTTGTCGACAGTTGCTCCGGCGGATGTAAAGCCACTGCAGGATCATCTGCACATGCAGAGCAATGGCGAGTGCCGAATGAGAGTGACAATCATGAGAGCCACAAAGATTTGCAAACTCGGGAGAAGTAAACTGCGCTTGCAGGAAATtaagaacaaagaaagaagcacACAATGGTGAGACTATGATGCGCTGAGATTAAAAGAAACCTCCGCTCAGCTCAAGGGGCCGATTTAAAAAAAGAGGGGGAGGGGTATATATTTTTTACCTATTTCATGAGTACAAAATATTTTTATTCATGAAATTTCGTTTTTTTCCAGTGAAAGTGAAATATATGATATCCATGTGCAGTTAAAGGTGATGTAGAGTTTATCTTGGCCTTCGTTTTTTCACACAAGCATGTCATGTAGCAGAAATGAACATAGAAAAAACTATCAATAGAAGAAAGTATTAATAAACTATCAATAGAAGAAAGTATTAATAGAAGAAAGCTGTACATTCTCAGCATGAAGTAAAAATGTCAAAGTGAAAGTGAAGCAAATGTTAATTAGTTGtactgagtttaatggcgcaaaagcaattgaggctatgatgcgccaaacactaGGTTAGAGCTTCCTGTTAAAGGCGaagctttttatacctagagtttgttcaATACACTGGCTTCTAAAGTGAAGCAAAATGTGAAGAAACAGCTCCACTGTGATGGCCTGTACCAAGTGCATCCTCTCTCTAGGCTTGTCTAGATGGCCTGGCATTATCGTTGTCCAAAAACATTCTCTATGGCACATGCTGGCGCTGTTTTTGTCATTCTTATCAGGATGGTGCAACAAACCTTATTTAGCACAGACTAGTGCAGGTGGCGTAGGAGTCTAAGCTTGGAGCATTGAAAAGCTGCCAACTAATGAAGACTGTATGCTTTCCCATACCACTCTTATCTAGCCTTGAAAGCACTTAAAACTCGCACAGGTTTTGTGCCCGGCAAAGACACTGTCCTCACTTGTGCCAAACAAGCAACGCTCTCTACTGTGGTTACTCCTGCCAAAGCTACTCGCATA
The Amblyomma americanum isolate KBUSLIRL-KWMA chromosome 3, ASM5285725v1, whole genome shotgun sequence genome window above contains:
- the LOC144122830 gene encoding uncharacterized protein LOC144122830, translating into MDIIELCQPRPLVERRRSFRHTKEHFERSTGFASRVEEASEEASEESALDGTVEECQLEEAWSQFERIVSAEPLSTCIDDFAGGADSIGTVAEFTDVDIAAEVTAQRPNEDAAEVDSTSDDAAPLPTATEAVAAVALVHRYCGAIEGTGLSLVDRLDYVEDTVVRHAVANMKQATLLQHLQPKK